The following are from one region of the Etheostoma spectabile isolate EspeVRDwgs_2016 chromosome 15, UIUC_Espe_1.0, whole genome shotgun sequence genome:
- the LOC116702357 gene encoding charged multivesicular body protein 6 isoform X2, protein MATCSQLKQQRDKLKQYQKRITLQLEKERLLAKQLLKDGSKEKALLLLKKKRYQDQLLDKTENQISNLERMVQDIEFMQIEMKVIEGLKVGNYCLESMHQIMSIEDVERILDETQESIEYQRQIDEILAGALTQEDNDAVLAELEAITQGEDVALPEVPSESIPEVPEAAKAEPERREAKNKPDREMLAA, encoded by the exons ATGGCAACATGTTCG CAATTGAAGCAGCAGAGAGATAAGCTAAAGCAGTACCAAAAGAGAATCACCCTTCAACTGGAGAAAGAGCGACTTCTGGCAAAGCAGTTGCTGAAAGATGGGAGTAAAGA AAAGGCACTGCTGCTtcttaagaaaaaaagatatcaGGATCAGCTACTAGACAAGACTGAAAATCAGATTTCAAACCTGGAGCGCATG GTTCAAGATATTGAGTTCATGCAAATTGAGATGAAAGTCATTGAGGGGCTTAAGGTTGGCAATTATTGCCTGGAGAGTATGCACCAG ATCATGTCAATTGAGGATGTGGAGCGAATCCTGGATGAGACCCAGGAATCAATTGAATATCAAAGG CAAATAGATGAAATCCTGGCTGGAGCCCTGACGCAGGAGGACAATGACGCTGTTTTAGCAGAGCTGGAAGCTATCACTCAG GGAGAAGATGTAGCACTTCCAGAGGTTCCCAGTGAGTCAATACCAGAGGTCCCAGAGGCAGCTAAAGCTGAACCAG AGAGGAGAGAAGCCAAGAACAAGCCAGACAGAGAGATGTTGGCAGCCTAA
- the LOC116702357 gene encoding charged multivesicular body protein 6 isoform X3 translates to MGNVFGRKSSPSRVTEQDKAILQLKQQRDKLKQYQKRITLQLEKERLLAKQLLKDGSKEKALLLLKKKRYQDQLLDKTENQISNLERMVQDIEFMQIEMKVIEGLKVGNYCLESMHQQIDEILAGALTQEDNDAVLAELEAITQGEDVALPEVPSESIPEVPEAAKAEPERREAKNKPDREMLAA, encoded by the exons ATGGGAAACGTTTTTGGGAGAAAGAGTAGTCCTTCGCGTGTAACGGAACAAGACAAAGCCATTTTG CAATTGAAGCAGCAGAGAGATAAGCTAAAGCAGTACCAAAAGAGAATCACCCTTCAACTGGAGAAAGAGCGACTTCTGGCAAAGCAGTTGCTGAAAGATGGGAGTAAAGA AAAGGCACTGCTGCTtcttaagaaaaaaagatatcaGGATCAGCTACTAGACAAGACTGAAAATCAGATTTCAAACCTGGAGCGCATG GTTCAAGATATTGAGTTCATGCAAATTGAGATGAAAGTCATTGAGGGGCTTAAGGTTGGCAATTATTGCCTGGAGAGTATGCACCAG CAAATAGATGAAATCCTGGCTGGAGCCCTGACGCAGGAGGACAATGACGCTGTTTTAGCAGAGCTGGAAGCTATCACTCAG GGAGAAGATGTAGCACTTCCAGAGGTTCCCAGTGAGTCAATACCAGAGGTCCCAGAGGCAGCTAAAGCTGAACCAG AGAGGAGAGAAGCCAAGAACAAGCCAGACAGAGAGATGTTGGCAGCCTAA
- the LOC116702357 gene encoding charged multivesicular body protein 6 isoform X1, translated as MGNVFGRKSSPSRVTEQDKAILQLKQQRDKLKQYQKRITLQLEKERLLAKQLLKDGSKEKALLLLKKKRYQDQLLDKTENQISNLERMVQDIEFMQIEMKVIEGLKVGNYCLESMHQIMSIEDVERILDETQESIEYQRQIDEILAGALTQEDNDAVLAELEAITQGEDVALPEVPSESIPEVPEAAKAEPERREAKNKPDREMLAA; from the exons ATGGGAAACGTTTTTGGGAGAAAGAGTAGTCCTTCGCGTGTAACGGAACAAGACAAAGCCATTTTG CAATTGAAGCAGCAGAGAGATAAGCTAAAGCAGTACCAAAAGAGAATCACCCTTCAACTGGAGAAAGAGCGACTTCTGGCAAAGCAGTTGCTGAAAGATGGGAGTAAAGA AAAGGCACTGCTGCTtcttaagaaaaaaagatatcaGGATCAGCTACTAGACAAGACTGAAAATCAGATTTCAAACCTGGAGCGCATG GTTCAAGATATTGAGTTCATGCAAATTGAGATGAAAGTCATTGAGGGGCTTAAGGTTGGCAATTATTGCCTGGAGAGTATGCACCAG ATCATGTCAATTGAGGATGTGGAGCGAATCCTGGATGAGACCCAGGAATCAATTGAATATCAAAGG CAAATAGATGAAATCCTGGCTGGAGCCCTGACGCAGGAGGACAATGACGCTGTTTTAGCAGAGCTGGAAGCTATCACTCAG GGAGAAGATGTAGCACTTCCAGAGGTTCCCAGTGAGTCAATACCAGAGGTCCCAGAGGCAGCTAAAGCTGAACCAG AGAGGAGAGAAGCCAAGAACAAGCCAGACAGAGAGATGTTGGCAGCCTAA